The following are encoded together in the Lathyrus oleraceus cultivar Zhongwan6 chromosome 3, CAAS_Psat_ZW6_1.0, whole genome shotgun sequence genome:
- the LOC127128713 gene encoding uncharacterized protein LOC127128713 — protein sequence MASIFNVLSITLFLALVLQAYGERCNLSNIEVTQTKTSGLVWNVTVTNNCICTQTEVKFNTKGFKSSTPVDPVIFSQDGLLIQGAPLYGFKSVTFTYTSASEFKFTPISSQVACS from the exons ATGGCTTCAATTTTCAACGTTCTTTCCATCACTCTCTTCCTTGCCCTAGTTTTGCAAG CTTATGGAGAACGTTGTAATTTGAGTAACATTGAGGTTACACAAACCAAAACATCAGGATTAGTGTGGAATGTTACTGTGACCAACAACTGTATTTGCACTCAAACAGAAGTGAAGTTCAATACCAAAGGGTTTAAGTCAAGCACACCTGTTGATCCAGTAATCTTTAGCCAAGATGGTCTTCTCATCCAAGGAGCACCACTTTATGGATTTAAATCTGTTACCTTCACCTATACTTCTGCTTCTGAGTTTAAATTTACACCAATTTCTTCCCAAGTTGCATGTTCTTAG